Proteins co-encoded in one Malus domestica chromosome 09, GDT2T_hap1 genomic window:
- the LOC103454647 gene encoding probable WRKY transcription factor 40 gives MDYSAANDDDASLDLNSMPLRLFDDTPMIKKEVHSKILIDFGRQLSPKEESGALLEELHRVSAENKKLTEMLTVMGENYNALRSQLLEYMSKNPEKELSPISKKRKSESSNNNTNSNNIMNGAVNGNSESSSSDGESYKKPREEIVKAKISRACVQTEASDTSLVVKDGYQWRKYGQKVTRDNPCPRAYFKCSFAPSCPVKKKVQRSVEDQSILVATYEGEHNHPNPSQIEATSDSNHCVAIGSVPCSTSLGSTGPTITLDLTKSKSSTADAKSTKIRTETPEVRKFLVEQMASSLTKDPDFTKALAAAISGRILQHNTY, from the exons ATGATCAAAAAAGAGGTGCATAGCAAAATATTGATCGACTTCGGGAGGCAGCTTTCACCTAAAGAAGAG AGTGGTGCTCTATTGGAAGAATTGCACCGAGTGAGTGCAGAGAACAAGAAGCTAACCGAAATGTTGACGGTGATGGGAGAGAACTACAATGCTTTGAGAAGCCAACTGTTGGAGTACATGAGCAAGAACCCTGAGAAGGAGCTTAGCCCaatttcaaagaaaagaaagtccgaaagcagcaacaacaacacaAACAGTAATAATATCATGAATGGAGCAGTGAATGGAAACTCGGAGAGCAGTTCCAGTGATGGAGAGTCCTACAAGAAACCAAGAGAAGAGATCGTCAAGGCTAAGATTTCAAGGGCTTGTGTCCAGACCGAAGCATCTGATACAAGCTTG GTTGTGAAAGATGGATATCAATGGAGGAAATATGGCCAAAAAGTTACTAGGGATAATCCTTGTCCTAGAGCTTACTTCAAATGCTCTTTTGCTCCAAGCTGCCCTGTCAAAAAGAAG GTTCAAAGAAGTGTTGAGGACCAATCTATTTTGGTGGCAACTTATGAAGGTGAACACAACCACCCCAACCCTTCCCAAATTGAAGCAACATCGGACTCAAACCACTGCGTGGCAATAGGATCCGTCCCTTGCTCAACCTCCCTTGGCTCAACTGGACCTACAATTACTCTTGACTTGACCAAGTCCAAGTCCAGTACTGCTGATGCCAAGAGCACAAAAATAAGAACTGAAACACCCGAAGTTCGCAAATTTTTGGTGGAGCAGATGGCTTCTTCCTTGACAAAGGATCCCGATTTCACGAAAGCACTGGCAGCAGCCATATCAGGAAGAATACTTCAACACAATACTTACTGA